One window of Salegentibacter sp. Hel_I_6 genomic DNA carries:
- a CDS encoding MgtC/SapB family protein, translating into MDFQTEITLIPRLFVALLLGVLIGLDREIDGNAAGIRTYAAVCLGAALITIINTHIEVTDQTRIVANIVSGIGFLGAGIIFRDSAKNLISGLTTAATIWATAAVGISIGFGMYLIGSVTSAFLILLLVSHHFPFLKKHKTNNT; encoded by the coding sequence ATGGATTTTCAAACTGAAATAACACTGATACCGAGATTATTTGTCGCTCTTTTACTAGGTGTCCTGATAGGACTCGATAGGGAAATTGACGGAAATGCGGCAGGAATTAGAACGTATGCAGCCGTTTGCCTTGGGGCCGCATTAATTACAATAATCAATACTCATATTGAAGTAACTGACCAAACCCGCATTGTCGCCAATATTGTTTCCGGTATTGGGTTCCTTGGTGCAGGAATTATTTTTAGGGATAGCGCGAAAAATTTAATTTCCGGTTTGACTACCGCAGCTACAATTTGGGCCACTGCCGCGGTTGGTATATCAATTGGGTTTGGTATGTACCTCATTGGAAGTGTTACATCCGCTTTTCTTATTCTATTATTGGTTTCACATCATTTCCCTTTTTTGAAAAAACATAAAACAAACAATACCTAA